The following proteins are co-located in the Bombus pyrosoma isolate SC7728 linkage group LG12, ASM1482585v1, whole genome shotgun sequence genome:
- the LOC122573411 gene encoding elongation of very long chain fatty acids protein AAEL008004-like produces the protein MAQLVRAIYDGYRDLMDNKSDPRVNNWPMMSSPFPTIFICLFYAYFVKVLGPKLMENRKPFNLRKVMLFYNLFQVILSTWLFYESLVSGWGGHYSFRCQPVDYSDDPLAIRMAHGCWWYYFSKFTEFFDTILFVLRKKNNHISILHVIHHGCMPISVWFGVKFTPGGHGSFFGMLNTFVHIVMYSYYFLAALGPKIQPYLWWKKYLTALQMVQFVLVVLHAFQLLFIDCNYPKVFVWWIGLHGVMFYFLFRNFYNQSYGKRKSPNALTKKETESQNEKKQQNDVNENGKIYANEYKMATGYISDSGLRNRVFIDNRGFQK, from the exons ATGGCACAACTTGTAAGAGCGATATACGATGGCTATCGAGACCTAATGGACAACAAGAGCGACCCAAGGGTCAATAATTGGCCAATGATGAGCAGTCCATTCCCGACCATTTTCATCTGCCTATTTTACGCTTACTTTGTCAAGGTTCTAGGTCCTAAGCTCATGGAAAATCGCAAACCTTTCAATCTCAGGAAGGTCATGCTATTCTATAATCTCTTCCAAGTGATATTATCCACGTGGTTGTTTTACGAG TCCTTAGTATCTGGATGGGGAGGTCACTATTCGTTCCGTTGTCAACCGGTAGACTATTCGGACGACCCGCTGGCAATACGAATGGCACATGGCTGCTGGTGGTACTACTTCTCAAAATTCACCGAATTCTTTGACACTATATTGTTTGTAttgagaaagaagaacaatcatatttcaatattgcACGTGATTCATCATGGGTGCATGCCAATATCGGTTTGGTTTGGTGTCAAATTCACTCCTG GCGGTCATGGCTCGTTCTTTGGCATGCTAAACACATTTGTGCATATTGTGATGTACTCATACTACTTTTTGGCTGCTCTCGGACCGAAGATACAGCCGTATCTCTGGTGGAAGAAGTACCTGACTGCGCTACAGATGGTCCAATTCGTCCTGGTGGTACTCCACGCTTTCCAACTTCTCTTTATCGACTGCAACTACCCGAAGGTGTTTGTCTGGTGGATCGGGCTGCATGGCGTCATGTTTTACTTCCTGTTCCGCAACTTCTACAACCAGTCATACGGGAAGAGAAAATCTCCCAACGCATtaacgaagaaggaaacggAGAGCCAGAACGAGAAGAAACAGCAGAACGACGTAAACGAGAACGGTAAAATATACGCAAACGAATACAAAATGGCAACCGGTTACATCTCAGACAGTGGCCTCAGAAATCGCGTGTTTATCGACAACCGCGgtttccaaaaataa
- the LOC122573539 gene encoding uncharacterized protein LOC122573539 isoform X1 translates to MRMDKLVHKKKGCSAKCGCRRIGLSCSPACTNCQGQSCSNVQSNPIDEDSCDIDEEIADSSSVEQFMGIQQEEEEEEEIEEDMTVEVEFKDTHGINGDFWHFISTGVPKVQHISLDSRLRGLQPITSVAPEGNQMSEDAGELVQEAFDRTSAKLPLHSYDRNVHRNTHRWTLLRYEPIFSIVLHQETNLFVFPFHWER, encoded by the exons ATGAGGATGGACAAGCTAGTACATAAAAA AAAAGGTTGTAGTGCTAAATGTGGCTGTAGAAGAATAGGGTTGTCGTGTTCACCAGCGTGTACTAATTGCCAAGGCCAGTCTTGCTCGAATGTTCAATCGAATCCTATAGACGAAGATTCGTGTGATATCGATGAAGAGATAGCTGATTCATCTTCAGTTGAACAGTTTATGGGCATCCAgcaagaagaagaggaagaagaagaaatcgaagaagaCATGACTGTTGAAGTCGAATTTAAAGA CACCCATGGGATCAATGGGGACTTTTGGCACTTTATTTCTACTGGTGTACCCAAG GTACAACATATATCACTGGATAGCAGATTACGAGGTCTACAACCCATCACCTCAGTGGCTCCCGAGGGTAACCAAATGTCG GAAGACGCGGGAGAGTTAGTTCAGGAGGCATTTGACAGAACTTCCGCTAAATTACCTCTGCACTCATATGACCGGAACGTCCACAGGAACACGCACCGCTGGACACTCTTACGATATGAGCCCATATTTTCCATCGTTCTCCACCAAGAAACCAACTTGtttgtttttcctttccacTGGGAACGTTAG
- the LOC122573539 gene encoding uncharacterized protein LOC122573539 isoform X3, translating to MRMDKLVHKKKGCSAKCGCRRIGLSCSPACTNCQGQSCSNVQSNPIDEDSCDIDEEIADSSSVEQFMGIQQEEEEEEEIEEDMTVEVEFKDTHGINGDFWHFISTGVPKVQHISLDSRLRGLQPITSVAPEGNQMSQLKGGK from the exons ATGAGGATGGACAAGCTAGTACATAAAAA AAAAGGTTGTAGTGCTAAATGTGGCTGTAGAAGAATAGGGTTGTCGTGTTCACCAGCGTGTACTAATTGCCAAGGCCAGTCTTGCTCGAATGTTCAATCGAATCCTATAGACGAAGATTCGTGTGATATCGATGAAGAGATAGCTGATTCATCTTCAGTTGAACAGTTTATGGGCATCCAgcaagaagaagaggaagaagaagaaatcgaagaagaCATGACTGTTGAAGTCGAATTTAAAGA CACCCATGGGATCAATGGGGACTTTTGGCACTTTATTTCTACTGGTGTACCCAAG GTACAACATATATCACTGGATAGCAGATTACGAGGTCTACAACCCATCACCTCAGTGGCTCCCGAGGGTAACCAAATGTCG CAATTGAAGGGAGGAAAGTGA
- the LOC122573539 gene encoding uncharacterized protein LOC122573539 isoform X2 — MRMDKLVHKKKGCSAKCGCRRIGLSCSPACTNCQGQSCSNVQSNPIDEDSCDIDEEIADSSSVEQFMGIQQEEEEEEEIEEDMTVEVEFKDTHGINGDFWHFISTGVPKVQHISLDSRLRGLQPITSVAPEGNQMSQQLKGGK; from the exons ATGAGGATGGACAAGCTAGTACATAAAAA AAAAGGTTGTAGTGCTAAATGTGGCTGTAGAAGAATAGGGTTGTCGTGTTCACCAGCGTGTACTAATTGCCAAGGCCAGTCTTGCTCGAATGTTCAATCGAATCCTATAGACGAAGATTCGTGTGATATCGATGAAGAGATAGCTGATTCATCTTCAGTTGAACAGTTTATGGGCATCCAgcaagaagaagaggaagaagaagaaatcgaagaagaCATGACTGTTGAAGTCGAATTTAAAGA CACCCATGGGATCAATGGGGACTTTTGGCACTTTATTTCTACTGGTGTACCCAAG GTACAACATATATCACTGGATAGCAGATTACGAGGTCTACAACCCATCACCTCAGTGGCTCCCGAGGGTAACCAAATGTCG CAGCAATTGAAGGGAGGAAAGTGA